One Haloterrigena salifodinae DNA window includes the following coding sequences:
- a CDS encoding ABC transporter permease, protein MTNPRHRSVPWTGQARAFTRRHVQQLRRNKLLVFLSVGWPVLWYLLTMAIFIEAPDPDQLGYVKAANGITYGLFGAFTVSVAVFAGEFARDLEGDRYRKLRAMPVSPTADLAGRFVAGTALGACSYLVTILVAVAHGATFELERIGPTTVAILALTFVLFCVIAMALAMGLALVITKPEHMTTIAVVVVLMAFYLTGFNGITPGMIAEDPAFVNYLPNSLATRMQIAAWAGTDSVEFMTPPEAPLSLEYGALLVGYAIGLSAAAVGVMTRFAYGGEP, encoded by the coding sequence ATGACCAACCCAAGACACCGATCGGTCCCCTGGACCGGACAAGCGCGAGCGTTCACGCGGAGGCACGTCCAGCAACTGCGTCGCAACAAACTTCTGGTCTTTCTGTCGGTCGGCTGGCCGGTGTTGTGGTACTTACTGACAATGGCGATCTTCATCGAGGCCCCCGACCCCGATCAGCTCGGCTACGTCAAGGCTGCCAACGGGATCACCTACGGGTTGTTCGGCGCGTTCACCGTCTCCGTCGCGGTCTTCGCCGGCGAGTTCGCTCGGGACCTCGAGGGCGATCGGTACCGAAAACTGCGAGCGATGCCGGTCTCGCCGACGGCCGACCTCGCCGGCCGGTTCGTCGCCGGAACGGCGCTGGGTGCCTGTTCCTATCTCGTGACGATCCTCGTGGCCGTCGCACATGGCGCCACGTTCGAACTCGAGCGGATCGGTCCGACGACGGTTGCGATCCTCGCGCTGACGTTCGTGCTGTTCTGCGTGATCGCGATGGCGCTCGCGATGGGGCTGGCGCTGGTGATCACCAAGCCCGAACACATGACGACGATCGCGGTCGTCGTCGTCCTGATGGCGTTCTACTTGACGGGGTTCAACGGAATCACGCCGGGTATGATCGCCGAGGATCCGGCGTTCGTTAACTACCTGCCGAACTCGTTGGCGACGCGCATGCAGATCGCCGCCTGGGCGGGAACCGACAGCGTCGAATTCATGACGCCGCCAGAGGCGCCGCTCTCGCTCGAGTACGGTGCCCTGCTGGTCGGCTACGCCATCGGCCTCTCGGCCGCGGCCGTCGGGGTCATGACGCGATTCGCGTACGGAGGTGAACCGTAA
- a CDS encoding metalloprotease translates to MSVRARSRSEPELTFSDRELIDLAVAWVTLSVAFSLIFAPIQNGADVGYFLGMVGFSLVTVGVAFLLHELAHKVVAIEHGQIAEFRADYQMLFLALMGALVGFLFAAPGAVYHRGRITQRENAMIALAGPVTNHLLAIMFLPLMLMPAPLGTIGQMGVWINLVLAAFNMIPFGPLDGKSVYDWHKGVFALVFVPSALLAGYVVLFVNPF, encoded by the coding sequence ATGAGCGTCCGCGCGCGGTCGCGGTCGGAGCCGGAGCTGACCTTCAGCGACCGGGAGCTGATCGATCTCGCCGTCGCGTGGGTGACGCTGTCGGTCGCGTTCTCGCTGATATTCGCGCCGATCCAGAACGGCGCCGACGTCGGCTACTTCCTCGGGATGGTCGGGTTCAGTCTCGTCACCGTCGGGGTCGCCTTCCTGTTACACGAGCTCGCACACAAGGTCGTCGCGATCGAACACGGCCAGATCGCCGAGTTCCGAGCGGACTACCAGATGCTGTTTCTGGCTCTCATGGGCGCGCTCGTCGGCTTCCTCTTCGCCGCCCCTGGTGCCGTCTACCACCGCGGCCGGATCACCCAACGGGAGAACGCGATGATCGCCCTCGCCGGGCCCGTCACCAACCACCTGCTCGCGATCATGTTCCTGCCGCTGATGCTCATGCCGGCCCCGCTCGGGACCATCGGCCAGATGGGCGTCTGGATCAACCTCGTGCTGGCCGCGTTCAACATGATCCCCTTCGGTCCGCTGGACGGCAAATCGGTCTACGACTGGCACAAGGGCGTGTTCGCGCTCGTGTTCGTCCCGAGCGCTCTGCTTGCGGGGTACGTGGTCCTGTTCGTCAACCCGTTCTGA
- a CDS encoding ABC transporter ATP-binding protein — MPTDTTIAERTDGEQQPLLEARDVEKGFDDGAVLEGLDLTVEKGELVTLMGPNGVGKSVFLSCLAGSTAPEHGEIELFGDRSPTEARSATSVMLQGETIDPDLTGRENLRFYGDLHPRATDDWRALVDRLELTSDLDRPAREYSGGMRRKLELAIALTVDADLYLLDEPTAELDLAMIQIVHDLLLEYREAGKTILVTSHAPLDAQIADRIAFVRDGRTVATGAPATLLEELPPVVRIRGAMAPESLFLGDRVFQRGDEIRGFLASDPDLAAIENAVEGAREGATVDPDPPSYTDLFNYYTYVQSARGDATRGAGSSVAEATDSAGVAAEPSDPEEAGHR, encoded by the coding sequence ATGCCAACTGATACCACGATCGCGGAGCGAACCGACGGGGAACAGCAGCCGCTGCTCGAGGCCCGAGACGTCGAGAAAGGGTTCGATGACGGTGCGGTGCTCGAGGGGCTCGACCTGACCGTCGAAAAGGGAGAACTCGTTACGCTCATGGGGCCAAACGGCGTCGGGAAGTCGGTGTTCCTGTCGTGTCTCGCCGGCAGCACCGCGCCGGAGCACGGCGAGATCGAACTGTTCGGCGACCGATCGCCGACCGAAGCGCGGTCGGCGACCAGCGTGATGCTCCAGGGTGAGACGATCGATCCGGATCTGACCGGCCGGGAGAACCTCCGGTTCTACGGCGATCTCCACCCGCGGGCGACCGACGACTGGCGGGCACTAGTCGACCGCCTCGAGTTGACTTCGGACCTCGATCGGCCCGCGCGGGAGTACTCCGGCGGGATGCGGCGGAAGCTTGAACTGGCGATCGCGCTCACCGTCGACGCGGACCTCTACCTGCTGGACGAACCCACGGCGGAACTCGATCTCGCGATGATCCAGATCGTCCACGACCTCTTGCTCGAGTACCGCGAGGCCGGGAAGACGATCCTCGTGACGAGCCACGCGCCGCTGGACGCACAGATCGCCGACCGTATCGCGTTCGTCCGGGACGGGCGGACGGTCGCGACGGGTGCCCCGGCAACCCTCCTCGAGGAACTCCCGCCGGTCGTCCGGATCCGCGGAGCGATGGCGCCCGAGTCGCTGTTCCTCGGCGACCGCGTCTTCCAGCGCGGTGACGAAATTCGGGGTTTTCTGGCGTCCGACCCCGACCTCGCGGCGATCGAGAACGCCGTCGAGGGAGCGCGCGAGGGCGCGACCGTCGATCCGGATCCGCCGTCGTACACCGACCTGTTCAACTACTACACGTACGTGCAGTCAGCCCGCGGCGACGCGACTCGAGGCGCCGGCTCGAGTGTGGCTGAGGCGACCGACAGCGCCGGTGTCGCCGCCGAACCATCCGATCCAGAGGAGGCCGGGCACCGATGA
- a CDS encoding TraB/GumN family protein, with translation MSDAGDADVPAPPDPPGDEPGSVTVLGTAHVSQSSVDEVHETIDQEQPDVVAVELDENRYRQMQGGAPDDIEAGDLLSGNTVFQFLAYWMLSYVQSRLGDQFDIEPGADMRAAIESAERNGSGVALVDRDIQVTIQRFWRGLSITEKLKMVGGLALGVTDPRTIGLSFGAIGGALVGLLFGAFLAPLLGLGDTLLLGISGSTTLASAGAVTAGAFGGALVGLLFLPSLESIGRSNGVAGGFTIRILAGMGLGIAACLALVAAEVSVGPFSVGTFESLGTYAIRGTAGMLAGLGIGVLVGAVVGLLLDGISGDVDEIDEVDIEEMTDGDVVAAMMEEFRQFSPRGANALIDERDAYIATHLHRLRQQGYDVLAVVGAGHKAGIERHLQNPSEIPSLESLSGTTSSSRFSPLKIVGYLLTLGFVAFFFLLVMAGVQDTFLLQLFGAWFLINGIFAFTLARLAGARWISAGVGGAVAWLTSINPLLAPGWFAGYVELKYRPVNVRDIQTLNEIIDDTERPIEEAFADMFEVPLFRLIMIVALTNIGSMIASFLFVVGVLPWLAPEIGGINALFNELFRGAENTLELLRGLLT, from the coding sequence ATGAGCGATGCAGGCGACGCCGACGTGCCGGCACCCCCCGATCCACCGGGTGACGAACCGGGCTCCGTCACCGTCCTCGGGACGGCCCACGTCTCGCAGTCGAGCGTCGACGAGGTCCACGAAACGATCGATCAGGAGCAACCAGACGTCGTCGCCGTGGAACTGGACGAGAACCGGTACCGCCAGATGCAGGGCGGCGCGCCGGACGACATCGAGGCGGGCGACCTCCTCTCGGGGAACACCGTCTTCCAGTTTCTGGCCTACTGGATGCTTTCCTACGTCCAGTCGCGGCTCGGCGACCAGTTCGACATCGAACCCGGCGCGGACATGCGCGCCGCCATCGAGTCCGCCGAACGCAACGGGAGCGGCGTCGCGCTGGTCGACCGGGACATCCAGGTGACGATCCAGCGGTTCTGGCGCGGGCTCTCGATCACCGAGAAGCTGAAGATGGTCGGCGGGCTCGCGCTGGGGGTCACCGATCCCCGGACCATCGGGCTCTCCTTCGGCGCCATCGGCGGCGCCCTCGTCGGACTCCTCTTCGGGGCATTCCTCGCCCCGTTGTTGGGGCTGGGTGACACCCTGTTGCTCGGTATCAGCGGCTCGACGACGCTGGCGTCCGCCGGTGCCGTCACCGCCGGGGCCTTCGGCGGCGCCCTCGTCGGACTTCTCTTTCTCCCCTCGCTCGAGTCGATCGGGAGATCGAACGGCGTTGCTGGCGGGTTCACGATACGGATCCTCGCTGGAATGGGACTCGGAATCGCGGCCTGTCTCGCGCTCGTCGCGGCGGAGGTGTCCGTCGGGCCGTTCTCCGTCGGGACCTTCGAGAGCCTCGGCACCTACGCGATCCGCGGGACAGCCGGCATGCTCGCCGGCCTCGGCATCGGCGTCCTCGTCGGCGCGGTCGTCGGGCTCCTCCTCGACGGCATCAGCGGCGACGTCGACGAGATCGACGAGGTCGACATCGAGGAGATGACCGACGGCGACGTCGTTGCGGCGATGATGGAGGAGTTCCGCCAGTTCAGCCCGCGCGGGGCCAACGCCCTGATCGACGAACGCGACGCCTACATCGCTACCCACCTCCACCGGCTTCGCCAGCAGGGGTACGACGTACTCGCCGTCGTCGGCGCCGGACACAAGGCCGGCATCGAGCGCCACCTCCAGAACCCCTCGGAGATCCCGTCCCTCGAGTCGCTGTCGGGGACGACCTCGAGCAGCCGGTTCTCGCCGCTGAAGATCGTCGGCTACCTGCTGACGCTCGGCTTCGTCGCCTTCTTCTTCCTCCTGGTCATGGCCGGCGTTCAGGACACATTCCTGCTTCAGCTGTTCGGAGCGTGGTTCCTGATTAACGGAATCTTCGCGTTCACGCTCGCCCGCCTCGCTGGCGCGCGCTGGATCAGCGCGGGCGTCGGCGGGGCCGTCGCCTGGCTGACGAGCATCAACCCGCTGCTGGCGCCGGGCTGGTTCGCCGGCTACGTCGAACTCAAATACCGACCGGTCAACGTCCGGGACATCCAGACGCTAAACGAGATCATCGACGACACCGAGCGCCCGATCGAGGAGGCCTTCGCCGACATGTTCGAGGTGCCGCTGTTCCGGCTCATCATGATCGTCGCGCTGACCAACATCGGAAGCATGATCGCGAGCTTCCTGTTCGTGGTTGGCGTGTTGCCGTGGCTGGCGCCCGAAATCGGTGGGATCAACGCCCTGTTCAACGAGCTCTTCCGCGGGGCCGAGAACACGCTCGAGCTGCTCCGAGGGCTGTTGACATGA
- a CDS encoding winged helix-turn-helix domain-containing protein, which translates to MEFDKLVHQPTRLQIFAYLYRHDRATFSELQDDLEITDGNLSAHVQRMEEADAVSIEKQFVDRRPQTTYELTDKGRETFESHVDTLEALLDQLERGEE; encoded by the coding sequence ATGGAATTCGACAAACTCGTCCACCAGCCGACTCGGTTACAGATCTTCGCGTATCTCTATCGCCATGACCGGGCGACCTTCTCGGAACTGCAAGACGATCTCGAAATCACCGACGGCAACCTCTCGGCGCACGTCCAGCGGATGGAAGAGGCCGACGCCGTCAGCATCGAGAAGCAGTTCGTCGATCGCCGCCCGCAGACGACCTACGAACTCACCGACAAGGGCCGGGAGACGTTCGAATCGCACGTCGATACGCTCGAGGCCTTACTCGATCAACTCGAGCGCGGCGAGGAGTGA